ttgcaggTTACTGTTAAGAGGAAAaacaaatggtacttggatagtgacTGTTCTAGATATATGACTGGAGATTTAAGCAATTTCATAAAACTAGACAAATAAAGAGGCGGAAATGTTTCGTTTAGAGGGGAcggcaaaggaaaaattattggaTATGGAATAATGAGGATTAGAAGTTTGATCATCAACAATATTTCTTGAGTGAAAAGTATGAACTATAATCTTCTAAGCATAAGTCAATTATGCGATAcaggattcaaaatcaatttccaagaaaatgtttgTTCTAAAGTTaatcaaaacttctctcaaacCTTCACTAGACGAAGGCATGGCAACATTTATCTTCTAGACACAAGTCTAGAGAGCTCTcgatgtcttatctcaattcaagatgaagcaaatctctgGCACCTCAAGTTTAGACATATTAGTATGAAACAGATTGCTAAACTATCGTCTAAGAAACTGGTCCATGATCTTCCCAAAATGATGTACCAGAAGCTTGAACTTTGTactccatgtatattgggaaaataaGTTAGAAACTCTTTTAAATCTCTAAATCAAGTCTCCACTAATTGCGTCTTGCGGCTTCTTCACATGGATCTTTTCGAACCAACTAAAACTCAAAGTATCGGTGGTAAGAAGTACTATTTGGTAGTTGTGGACGACTATTCAAGATTTATGtgggttttcttcttggcaAATAAAGTAGAAACCTTCTCatattttttcaaagtttgctaagacaGTTTAGAATAAGAAAGGTTATGCCATTTCGAATATTAAGACCGATCATGggggagaatttgaaaatcaagactttgcaaatttttgtgatgagaATAGTCTTCgacatgttttctcctctccttacactccagaacaaaatgaagttctagaaaggaaaaatcaataTTTATAGAAGATGACAAGAACTCTGCTAATTGAAAATAAAGTCTCTTATCATTTTTGGGCAAAAGTAGTTTCCACTGCTTGTTATATAATTAACAGAGtatttctaaggcctattctagagaaaactccctatgaagtttacaaaggaaaaaaccaaatatttcttatttcttgtgCTTAATTGCAAGTgctttattttaaagaatggaAAAGATCGGCCcgataaatttgaagaaagatcggatgaagggatatttcttgattattctacttcaagcaaagcttacagggTCTTCAATAACAAATGTCAGGCTTTAAGAAACTATCCAGAACCAATAAaactttcttgttcttattcttattttgaagaatagaaTACTTCTGAAGTTATATCGCGGACTCTTACCAAAATCTATTCATTCCAAAAGTCTTTTCCACTATGACGTAATCCAGACTGAAATCAAGTCCAGAACAAAGATATAATTAGACTCGGATATATTCATTTTACGACAATGATTCACAATGAATGCAGTAGGAATCTATTTTTCAATATTCGGCTCTCTagcaaagaatctcacttacctaGGCATGGAGTATTATTTAAGAAGGTCATTCAGTCAATTTGAGATGGTGCGTGCAagttgaaattccaaagtctgaagtctttccaaccacttgttcttcatcaatggttcttataaattgtattcaataaagaaaatcaaaagaagagtGACTTCGTGAGAGAAAATGGATCTTCcattaagtgtttgcactcCAAAAAATTATACTTCTCTGTTGATGCTATAGTAAATTCTAGCCAAAAGGCTATCAGTGTGGAAaagtggacataggcttaatctaagtcgaaccactataaatttcatgGACAATTTTCGCTTCCCTTACCtcttttcatttaaatatgTTGCATTCTTTTAAGTATCGCAAAAATCAATTCCATCTCTTATCTAATTCTGAATAATCTTGACTTGTTTATCAGACTCTGTTTGGTTTTCAGACTTTGTTCgaaatttgtttttcaaaaattcttttaaacacctattcaccccctctaggtgttggTACTAGCTTTATCAACTTAAAATGACAAGAAGACTCACCATTAAGATTTTCATACGTGGAAACTAGTACAAAAACTCGTCCATTTCAATGAGAAAGAGTAATGAGTAGCCAAAAATGAAAGAGTCAAGGTTAGTGAACGGAGTTCTTTTTGTCCAAAATAAAAGTTAGTGTTTCGAATCAATGATTTCAAGCGAATTGTTTAGTTTGCACTGATTGAAAACTTAACATATTTCTAAAGTAAAAGTTCATGCTTGGATactcatttcttttccttttggattAGCTGAGCCAATAGGACGAATTAAAAGAGTTCGGCATTATGAACTTTATATTGCACATATAACTTGCATGCACTTTAGAAGGTTGCCTAAGAGAGTATGAATAAATagaatatggaaaaagaaaataacaaaaaaaattaaagggatTTAATTCTATTTGTATTGTTTCTATCTTTGGATCGTCTAGAAGTGAGGATACTTCAATGTTGTGTGTATTTTATtatatgcatttctttttttctttttttttcttttttggatttggcttgGAAGTACTACAACTGAAAACACTTTGTCCCATTTAAAGAActataaaaatatttcctaaatTCAATATTCCACGATGTTTTTACATtccataataaaataataatcctCTATGAATTTGCTTTTCAATATCTCTTAGTTATGTTCTTCAATATCTCTGATTTCCATAGCTCCGGTAGCCAAATCCACACATATGGGAATTTGTGGTCATTGTGGCATCGTTATTGATGGTAAATAACGGTGCCGTCATATTAGCAGGACTTATTTTTAGTTAGAGTAGGATTCCTAGCTCGAGTagatttcctattttggatctaAATCATTTCTATATAGGAAATGAGTTTTCTTTGTAAATtacatccaaaaaaattccttcCAAGAAAATTAATTGTATGGCTCGTGAATTTCATCATGAGAATTTGAAACCGTGAAAATCTTGtgataaaattttatgtaactcatatgtgaaattgatttgtgaaagATTGTGAAATGTTGAattattgcatataattaaGAGTCAAGAAACACTATGAGTGTTTTAGTAACTCGAGTGTCCTTGTAATATTTGTGATATCACtcaatttatagaaaaatattgTTCTCTCCCCGTAAGATAAGTTTCACTGACCGCCACGTAAATCTAATATCCGATtggattcctttttttttttttttttttttgcttgatcACATATCTTTGGCTATAGACCCATTGCCTCATCAAGCAAGCTATCTCAAAGCTCAAcggaaaaattgcaaattagtCAAAGATCTATTGTGTAAAATTCAACTAAGTCCTAAAATAAACTAAGAAATGTAGTTGCACTAACAATTTCAACTTCATATGTCCAAATCTAGAATAGGTATGGGTAAATTATGTGCAATATTAAATTTAGTTCCCTTTCATGAGAATGCATGATGCTCCAATGGCCACTCTTCCCATATGGGAAGGagaaggtgaggggttcaaatctctTAAAGGGGGCTACGGATGAAAACATTTAGTTTCAAGTATAGAGTTTGACTCTTACGCTTTATAACGAAGtaaggcaaaagtctgagagtaagtCGAAAAGTAGAGTAGAAcggacaaaaaaagaatatctaTAGTCATATAGAGAAGATACTCTTTTCATAATATGTGtagaaaataagataattacAATGGTTTTGTCATGCCAAGCTAGAACACTACAAATAAGCTTTGTCAACAATGTGGGATAGTAAagaaggtgaggggttcaaaactCTTAAAGGGGGCTATGGATGAAAACATTTAGTTCAAGTATGGAGTTTGACTCCCACGCTTTATAAAGAGGCAAGATAAAAGTATGGGAGTAAGTTAAAAGGTAGAGTAgaacagacaaaaaaaaagaatatctaTAGTCATATAGAGAAAAAACTCTTTTCATAATATGTGtagaaaataagataattacAATGGTTTTGTCATGCCAAGCGAGAATGCTACAAAGAAGCTTTGTCAACGGTGTGGGACAATAAAGAAATCATTATTCAAAATCCTACTGATTCATGCACTAATTTCGTCGGATATGGATGCATaaaaggaatataaaaggaTTCTGTTTATTTTGCggagaaaataaataagttagaaaatatttcgttataaatgatcgcttgtattgCTTAAAATGCTTGGTCAATAAAAAGAAGTTTCTTCGAGTATAGTTTATGTCTAAAAAAATTTTAcggatgaagaaaatattttttgtcaattcatttttataagagatAAAAGCTATTGTTTTtaggaagatattttccaaaattttcatttttttgtgaaataaacgaAGCTTACAGAATACCCAAAGAAAGGgtgcaattattatttttttaaatgttttccaaattatttaatCTTCGCAAAACAAATAAAGCGTTAATTTCTACAGAAAACATCCCAAAAAGGGGTGCAAAAACGGGAAAACAGGAAAGCAGCTATTTTCCCCTTCAAAGCACTCATTCGACCATTTTAGCGGTCAATATCATCTAGTAATGACTATACGTCGGAATATAAGAATCAAGTGCCCCTTTTATGCGGGATTCTTCGATGCAAATATATATGGTATGCCTAATTGGGACGAAAAGGACAAACAAGAGAAAGCGAATAAATACCTCCcttgtttttctaaattatgttcgattaaataaataaaattcggGAATTATCTATAGTAGCCCCCCAACCTAACTCACGATCCAGGTCATCAGCAAAGAGTGTGGGCCCATCTTGCACAGCAAGCCTGGTTGTACCGTTGGAAACGACACGTGTTGGCATTAGGAGCCTTCATCTCATCCTCGTCTCCGTGACGTAACTAGTACGGATCAGTCGAACGGCGAACGAGAACAAGAGGAAGAGGGACGCAAGGAAGGGCTCGTAATTATTGCCAGCCACTCACTCACCTTCAAAAAGtccatttgcttttctttattattatcatttttcaaaacaccggtgggaattttaaaaatatcaaaatattaataaattttctcaaaaaaccTCAATCTATGCTCATTATAACATAAAtacctataattttttttattatgtcacaaaaagaattcaaatttaTATGCGTATAACATAATTTGGGTATTTGTATCATAATAGGTAAATTTAGGGTCACTTGACCACTCATTTGTTTCCATGTGCTCCACGTAGAAGACATGCCGGCAAGGGATATAACCATCACCTTTGCTTGAGTTAAAGGTCAAGTCACTAACTCCAAAAGCTatgtgcccaaaaaaaaaaaaaaaaaaaaacaattgcatTCACTAGTCAACTCTTGTTTAAACCACTAAAAGACGggaaaacaaggaaaataatAGACTCTTCATGAAAGGATTGTAGCTTTCAAATTGCTACTGTGGCTACTTTGTGGATGCCAAGCCCTATAAATCCAGCAGAGAACCCCAAgaaaagaataggagaaaacATTTAGAAAAAGTACTCGGAAAGAGAGACAAATTGATCATGGACTTTATTTCAACACAGAAGCTTCCCCTGATAGATCTGTCCGAATTAGATGGCTCAAATTGATCATGGACTTTATTTCAACACAGAAGCTTCCCCTAATAGATCTGTCCGAATTAGATGGCTCAAAGCCAGGAACAAGTCGATGGGACTCCTTGCAAAGTCAAGTCCGAGAAGCCCTTGAAGAATCTGGTTGCTTCGAAGCCTTGACTGATAGCTTCACAATGATGCATTCCAAGAATTGGAGGCATTGCTCGAGCTCCCGCTCGATGTGAAGCGCTGGTTCAATGATTAAATGCATATTGATATAATGAAATTGATGCTAGCTTGTGATGAGACAGACCATCATCGTAGTGAGCCTTTAcctttttttcaaagaaattttggcCTGTAGGGATGGAGCAATGGGAGATTATGCGGCCCTTGTCACCATGTAATGATGAGCAGGCACGAGGCAAGATATTGCATAGGATTCTTCTCTGCCGTTCAAGGCACGATGCAGTGTCCTGATGAGCTTGTGGACGACCAACACCCTTTACTTTTTAAGccctttaaaaaatatatatactaaaaaatttctcaaaaaaccTCAATCTATGCTCATTATAACATAAATacctataattttttattatgtcacaaaaaatttaaaatttatacaCGTGTAACATAATTCGGGTATTTGTATCATAATGggtaaatttagggtttttaataacataaaaaaaaaaaatcagggtCACTTGATTGCTCATTTGTTTCCATGTATTCCACGTAGAAGACATGCCAGCAAGGAAGATAACCAGCACCTTTGCATTCACTAGTCACTCTTGTTTAAACCACTAAAAGAGGggaaaacaaggaaaataatCGACTCTTCATGGAAATATTGTAGCATTCAAATTGCTACCGTGCTACTTCGAGGATGCCAAGCCCTATATATCCAGCAGAGAACCCCCAGAAAAGAATAGGAGAAGACGTTTAGAAAAAGTACTcggaaagaaagataaattgaTCATGGACTCTATTTCAACACTAAGCTTCCCCTAATAGATCTATCCAAATTAGATGGCTCAAAGCCAGGGACAGGTTGATGGGACTCCCTGCAAAGTCAAATCCGAGAAGCCCTTGAGGAATTCGGTTGCTTCGAAGTCTTGACTGATAGGATGACCTTGGAGCTTCACAATGATGCGTTTCAAGAATTGGAGGCATTGCTCGAGTTCGCGACCGATGTGAAGCGCTAGTTCAATGTACCAGATAAGCCGCATGACGGTTACCTTGGGAATCTTCCTCATTCACCTCTCTACGAGGTATTTTGAATGAACTACACCCCCAACTCGGGCTCTATCGAAGGATTTGCATATCTCATGTGGCCAGAGGGAAACACAAGATTTTGGtaatcctttttttatttttaattactggtaattatattatttgttcCAATTAAGGAAGTGTTAAGAGACATGTTTATCAAATGGACCACCAATGACGCGAATTTCATTTCCATTTACTTTaatgcaagaagaaaatgtaaaatgaatCATCTGTGAAGATGCCAATCCACAACCCTATTTACAGAAATTGTGGtttcgatgtgtcccttttttcaTGAATATGCAGCGAGACAATGAAAACATATGTGACGAGGGTTTTGGAATTGGATTCACTAGTGAAGAAGCTAGTTTTGGGAAGCTTGGGCGTAGAAAAGTACCTGGAATCTCTAGCCAAGTCAGTTAGATACCATTTCCGTCTCATGAGATATGCTGCTCCTGGGACCAAGGAGTCCAAGAAGCGTGGGGCTGGGTGCCATCACGACCCAAACTTTGTGACCATACTTCACCAGAACTATGTGAACGGATTGGAAGTGCAAACTAAGGACGGATGTTGGTTCGAGGTCGCCCCTTCCTCAGCTACCTCTTTCATTGTCTTCGCTGGGGAGTCATTCTACGTGAGTCTCCCCACCCACTCCCTCTTTattgaatttgcttcaaaagTAGGCAACATGCTATAAGAGCATCGAACAAGAATTCGGGAACCCGACTTTATAAATCAATCGTAAATTATTGTTTATATTTCTATTATTGATCATCACGTCCGGCAATAGCTAGAATTATCACATTAGAGCTGATTTCTTTGTGAATTCTTATAGACCGGTTCACATGTGAAACATAGATTCGTGTACGGTTGAATGTGTATTGTTACAACAAAATCGATGCTAGCTTGTAATGAGACAAACCATCATCATTTTGagcctctcccttttttttcattttttgcatgTAGGGATGGAGCAATGGGAGATTACACAGCCCTTATCACCGTGTAATGATGAGCGGGCACGAGGCAAGATATTGCATAGGAGTCTTCTCTTCCGTTCATGAGATGATCCAATGTCCTGATGAGCTTGTGGACGACCATCACCCTTTGCTTTTCAAGCCCTTTGATGTTGCTGGTCTCTCCCGCATCTACAAGACCAAAGAGGGTGAAAGTGGAGCTTCGGCGATCGATACTTATTACAGAATTTGAAGTCGAGATGCTTTGAACCATCGAGTGTCCTTTAGCCCCACCAATCCATTGCGAGTGAAATCTTAAGGCATACGTTTTACCGTCGttaataattaattgagtgCGTGTTGCTCAGTATTTGGGAAACTTATCAAGTTTGCCTTTCTATCCTCTTTGGAGCTTGTTTAGGTTATAATATCTGAGCCAATTGCAGATCCTCGAAGCTATGTGTGCTTCAGGCTATTGATGATGAGATTACTTTTGGCAAGCAAGTATTATAAGAAAAACAATGAAGAAATGGGTGTTgatgaagaaattttctttcttttctctcttctaagCAAAGAACTCTTTAATTATTTCCTACAAGTAGCAAAAAGCATTCTACTACTTTcaaaaatttcagagaaaaagaGGTTCTTTTGTAAATGAAATAAGTTTGGCTCACGTTAGATGTACTATATAGGAGCCAAAAAAACGTCTCCATAAACACTAGTCTTTCATCTCTATAAATCATGGAGATCTGATGCTTTAGTGAAGTGCTTGGAccttgttgaaaatatatctcAAGTTAATCTCATAAAGGATGCCTTATCTTGGTAGATTTCTAGTTGGGAAATGAGAAGGGAATGGCTTAGTTACTCTCGAGATTGTCACGGGGCACTCTCCACCTGGAGTTTTTCCCTCAATACTGGTTAACTAGTGTATCTTTtgtaggaaaatatattttgaatttaacgCTCCCATGTTGTTGCTAAACTTTTCCATTTTATGGGACT
This genomic stretch from Eucalyptus grandis isolate ANBG69807.140 chromosome 3, ASM1654582v1, whole genome shotgun sequence harbors:
- the LOC120291672 gene encoding 2-oxoglutarate-dependent dioxygenase AOP2-like; translation: MNYTPNSGSIEGFAYLMWPEGNTRFCETMKTYVTRVLELDSLVKKLVLGSLGVEKYLESLAKSVRYHFRLMRYAAPGTKESKKRGAGCHHDPNFVTILHQNYVNGLEVQTKDGCWFEVAPSSATSFIVFAGESFYGWSNGRLHSPYHRVMMSGHEARYCIGVFSSVHEMIQCPDELVDDHHPLLFKPFDVAGLSRIYKTKEGESGASAIDTYYRI